In one window of Nocardia brasiliensis DNA:
- the yaaA gene encoding peroxide stress protein YaaA, translating to MLVLLPPSETKSDGGADAPLALDALSMPQLNAVRDQLIDELTKLATDPDASRAVLGLGKGADAEIARNAALRTAPTRPALERYTGVLYDALDARSFTKAQRAKAYARLGIGSALFGAVRASDPIPAYRLSGGAKLPGLPTLSAIWRDSLTEALLAEAAGDLVVDLRSGTYQQLGRVPGAVTANVLTEHPDGSRTVVSHFNKHHKGLLARALVGTRAEPTDIRALAKVATKAGLKTEIASPTELLILT from the coding sequence GTGCTGGTGCTGCTGCCTCCCTCCGAAACCAAGTCCGACGGCGGTGCCGACGCGCCGCTTGCCCTGGACGCACTGTCGATGCCGCAGCTCAACGCGGTGCGCGACCAGTTGATCGACGAGCTCACCAAGCTCGCCACCGACCCGGACGCCAGCCGCGCGGTGCTCGGCCTCGGCAAGGGGGCCGACGCCGAGATCGCCCGCAACGCCGCCCTGCGCACCGCCCCCACCCGGCCCGCGCTCGAGCGCTACACCGGCGTGCTCTACGACGCGCTCGACGCCCGCTCGTTCACCAAGGCGCAGCGCGCCAAGGCTTATGCGCGTCTCGGCATCGGGTCCGCGTTGTTCGGCGCGGTGCGCGCGAGCGACCCGATCCCGGCCTACCGGCTCTCCGGTGGCGCCAAACTGCCCGGCCTGCCCACGCTTTCGGCCATCTGGCGCGATTCGCTGACCGAGGCGCTGCTCGCCGAAGCCGCGGGCGATCTGGTGGTCGACCTGCGCTCGGGTACCTACCAGCAACTCGGACGCGTCCCCGGCGCGGTCACCGCCAACGTGCTCACCGAACATCCCGACGGCTCCCGCACGGTGGTGAGCCACTTCAACAAACACCACAAAGGCCTGCTCGCCCGCGCCCTCGTCGGCACCCGCGCCGAGCCCACCGACATCCGCGCCCTCGCCAAGGTGGCCACCAAAGCCGGCCTCAAAACCGAAATAGCCTCCCCCACAGAACTACTGATCCTCACCTGA
- a CDS encoding NADPH-dependent F420 reductase: MTTLGLIGSGNIGATLARLAIAAGLDVVLSNSRGPETLTDLVAELGPRARAATADAAAAAGDIVVVTVPLRNYQQVPVAPLAGKVVIDTNNYYPDRDGTFPELADGSVTSSELLQKHLPTSKVVKAFNNIYFVHLAALARPAGTVDRSALPIAGNDTGAKAAAAQLIDALGYDTVDVGPLSESWRFQPDTPAYAEAYAGKPPFWENGPEPADGTKIRTLLAAARRRTPLTARKPGAWPAPGFPGAA, from the coding sequence ATGACCACTCTAGGATTGATCGGCAGCGGAAATATCGGCGCCACCCTGGCGCGCTTGGCCATCGCCGCAGGACTCGACGTGGTGCTCAGCAACTCGCGTGGCCCCGAGACCCTGACCGATCTTGTCGCGGAGCTCGGCCCACGGGCCCGAGCGGCGACCGCCGACGCGGCGGCCGCGGCGGGGGACATCGTGGTGGTGACCGTGCCACTGCGCAACTACCAGCAGGTGCCGGTCGCGCCCTTGGCGGGCAAGGTCGTCATCGACACCAACAACTACTACCCGGACCGCGACGGGACCTTCCCCGAGCTCGCGGACGGCAGCGTGACCAGCAGCGAACTGCTGCAGAAACACCTTCCGACCTCGAAAGTGGTCAAGGCGTTCAACAACATCTATTTCGTGCATCTGGCGGCACTCGCCCGCCCCGCGGGCACCGTCGATCGCAGCGCGCTGCCCATCGCGGGCAACGACACCGGCGCGAAAGCCGCTGCGGCACAACTGATCGACGCGCTCGGCTACGACACCGTCGATGTCGGTCCGCTGAGCGAGAGCTGGCGCTTCCAACCCGACACGCCTGCCTATGCCGAGGCCTACGCGGGGAAGCCGCCGTTCTGGGAGAACGGCCCTGAGCCCGCCGACGGCACGAAGATTCGCACACTGCTCGCCGCCGCACGCCGCCGCACGCCGCTGACAGCGCGGAAGCCGGGAGCTTGGCCCGCCCCCGGGTTCCCTGGTGCCGCCTAA
- a CDS encoding PucR family transcriptional regulator, translating to MLPSVSDVLAMPVVRAGEPEVVGGGSLERPVRWVHVSEVAEVAQLLAGGELILTTGQPMSHGDAATADYLSALAAAGVSGLVVELGAYVPRLPPTVARTADELGLPVIALHRVTRFVEITEAVHRVIVADQYAEVEFARSVHETFTDLSVRRASLAEIVKTAADLLDSSVVLEDLAHRVLAFTAKHASTSTLLEDWEHTSRLLPDGGNAVAVGPHTQRWGRLILRDGAVPTARATMVLERAAQTLTLHRMIEKDRFGLHRQAQTGLIDDMVNGRVVDERDAVARAAALGLARRAAYVPLAIDVAAVAETDPVARQRRAAGILDAVTHGLGLAKVTALAAADQGDRVGMILALPRTGALDDHLSAACATIAGEVRRVDGVERVVIGVGAEADSLLDTAHELPHAAHVAQVALSLETAAPRPFYRSGDVRLRGLLSLIRNEPGVQRFAETELSALLRYDIRHGAQLTRTLRQFLELAGNKTELARRLNISRPALYERLARIERILAVDLADGESRTSLHAALLIRDLTAHAR from the coding sequence GTGCTTCCCTCCGTGTCCGATGTGCTGGCCATGCCGGTGGTGCGGGCCGGGGAGCCCGAGGTCGTCGGCGGCGGCTCGCTGGAACGACCGGTGCGCTGGGTGCATGTCAGCGAGGTCGCGGAGGTGGCGCAGCTGCTGGCGGGCGGGGAGCTGATCCTGACCACCGGGCAGCCGATGAGTCACGGCGACGCCGCGACCGCCGACTACCTGAGCGCGCTCGCCGCCGCGGGGGTATCCGGGCTGGTGGTCGAGCTCGGCGCGTACGTGCCGCGATTGCCGCCGACCGTCGCGCGCACCGCCGACGAACTCGGGTTGCCGGTGATCGCGCTGCACCGGGTGACCCGATTCGTGGAGATCACCGAGGCGGTGCACCGGGTCATCGTGGCCGATCAGTATGCCGAGGTGGAGTTCGCGCGCAGCGTGCACGAGACCTTCACCGATCTCAGCGTGCGCCGCGCCTCCCTCGCCGAGATCGTGAAAACGGCTGCGGACCTGCTGGATTCGTCGGTGGTGCTGGAGGATCTCGCGCACCGGGTGCTCGCGTTCACCGCCAAGCACGCGAGCACATCGACGCTGCTCGAGGACTGGGAGCACACCTCGCGGCTGCTGCCCGACGGCGGTAACGCGGTGGCCGTCGGCCCGCACACCCAGCGCTGGGGGCGGTTGATCCTGCGCGACGGCGCGGTGCCGACCGCGCGCGCCACGATGGTGCTGGAACGGGCGGCCCAGACGCTCACCCTGCACCGGATGATCGAGAAGGACCGCTTCGGCCTGCACCGTCAGGCCCAGACCGGCCTCATCGACGACATGGTCAACGGCCGGGTGGTGGACGAGCGCGACGCGGTGGCCAGGGCGGCCGCGCTCGGTCTGGCCCGCCGCGCCGCCTACGTGCCGCTGGCCATCGATGTCGCCGCCGTCGCCGAGACCGATCCGGTCGCCCGTCAGCGCCGCGCCGCGGGCATTCTCGACGCCGTGACGCACGGGCTGGGCCTGGCCAAGGTGACCGCGCTCGCCGCCGCCGACCAGGGCGACCGGGTCGGGATGATCCTGGCCCTGCCGCGCACCGGCGCGCTCGACGATCACCTGAGCGCGGCCTGCGCGACGATCGCGGGGGAAGTGCGCCGGGTCGACGGGGTCGAACGGGTCGTGATCGGCGTTGGCGCCGAAGCGGATTCGCTGCTCGACACCGCCCACGAGCTGCCGCACGCGGCGCACGTCGCGCAGGTGGCGCTCTCGCTCGAGACGGCGGCGCCGCGGCCGTTCTATCGCAGCGGTGACGTGCGCCTGCGCGGGCTGCTCTCGCTGATCCGCAACGAACCCGGGGTGCAGCGGTTCGCCGAAACCGAGCTGAGTGCGTTGCTGCGCTACGACATTCGCCACGGCGCGCAGCTGACCCGCACGCTGCGCCAGTTCCTCGAGCTGGCGGGCAACAAGACCGAACTCGCGCGCCGGCTCAACATCAGCAGACCCGCGCTGTACGAGCGGCTGGCCCGGATCGAACGCATCCTCGCCGTCGATCTGGCGGATGGGGAATCGCGCACGTCGTTGCACGCGGCGCTGCTGATCCGGGATCTGACGGCGCACGCGCGCTGA
- a CDS encoding CoA-acylating methylmalonate-semialdehyde dehydrogenase, with protein sequence MQTIAHWLDGKAFAGTSEATAAVTNPATGVVTGQVALANVADTRAAIDSAADAFPAWRDTSLARRTQILFRFRELLNSRKAELAQLITAEHGKVLADAMGEVSRGLEVVEFACGVPHLLKGGYTENASTKVDIFSIRQPLGPVAVISPFNFPAMVPMWFFPLAIAAGNTVVLKPSEKDPSSSLWMAELWAEAGLPAGVFNVVQGDKVAVDELLDHPKIKAVSFVGSTPIAQYVYQRGTAAGKRVQALGGAKNHMVVLPDADLDLAADAAVNAGFGSAGERCMAISVVVAVGGTADALVAKITERATTIKTGDGTRETDMGPLVTKAHRDRVADYIAAGESAGARVVLDGRGIAADGEADGFWLGPTILDHVGTEMSVYTDEIFGPVLSVVRVDSYDDALALINANPYGNGTAIFTNDGGAARRFHNEVEVGMVGINVPIPVPMSYYSFGGWKNSLFGDSHAHGTEGVHFFTRAKAVTTRWLDPSHGGLNLGFPENK encoded by the coding sequence ATGCAGACAATCGCGCACTGGCTCGACGGCAAGGCCTTCGCTGGCACCAGCGAGGCGACGGCGGCGGTGACCAATCCGGCGACGGGCGTGGTGACCGGACAGGTGGCGCTGGCGAACGTGGCCGACACCCGCGCGGCGATCGACTCGGCCGCCGACGCGTTCCCAGCCTGGCGCGACACCTCGCTGGCGCGCCGCACCCAGATCCTGTTCCGCTTCCGTGAGCTGCTCAACAGCCGCAAAGCCGAACTGGCGCAGCTGATCACCGCCGAGCACGGCAAGGTGCTCGCCGACGCCATGGGCGAGGTGAGCCGCGGCCTCGAGGTCGTCGAATTCGCCTGTGGCGTCCCGCATCTGCTGAAGGGCGGCTACACCGAGAACGCCTCGACGAAGGTGGACATCTTCTCCATCCGCCAGCCGCTCGGCCCGGTCGCGGTGATCTCGCCGTTCAATTTCCCGGCGATGGTGCCGATGTGGTTCTTCCCGCTGGCCATCGCCGCGGGCAACACCGTGGTGCTCAAGCCGAGCGAGAAGGATCCGTCGTCCTCGCTGTGGATGGCCGAGCTGTGGGCCGAAGCCGGTTTGCCCGCAGGCGTTTTCAACGTCGTGCAGGGCGACAAGGTCGCGGTGGACGAGCTGCTCGACCACCCGAAGATCAAGGCCGTCTCGTTCGTCGGCTCGACCCCGATCGCGCAGTACGTGTATCAGCGTGGCACCGCGGCGGGCAAGCGGGTGCAGGCGCTCGGCGGGGCGAAGAACCACATGGTGGTGCTGCCCGACGCCGACCTCGACCTGGCGGCCGACGCGGCAGTGAACGCCGGATTCGGTTCCGCCGGTGAGCGTTGCATGGCGATCAGCGTGGTCGTCGCGGTGGGCGGCACCGCCGATGCGCTGGTCGCGAAGATCACCGAGCGCGCCACCACCATCAAGACCGGCGACGGCACCCGCGAGACCGATATGGGCCCGCTGGTCACCAAGGCACACCGCGATCGCGTCGCCGACTACATCGCGGCGGGCGAATCCGCGGGCGCCCGAGTCGTACTCGACGGTCGCGGCATCGCGGCCGACGGCGAAGCGGACGGATTCTGGCTCGGCCCGACGATTCTCGACCACGTCGGCACCGAGATGAGCGTCTACACCGACGAGATCTTCGGCCCGGTCCTGTCGGTGGTGCGGGTGGACAGCTACGACGACGCGCTCGCCCTGATCAACGCCAACCCGTACGGCAACGGCACGGCCATCTTCACCAACGACGGCGGCGCGGCCCGGCGCTTCCACAACGAGGTCGAGGTGGGCATGGTCGGCATCAACGTGCCGATCCCGGTGCCCATGTCCTACTACAGCTTCGGCGGCTGGAAGAACTCGCTGTTCGGTGACTCGCACGCGCACGGCACCGAGGGCGTGCACTTCTTCACCAGGGCCAAGGCGGTCACCACCCGCTGGCTGGATCCGAGCCACGGCGGGCTCAACCTCGGTTTCCCCGAGAACAAGTAG
- a CDS encoding aspartate aminotransferase family protein, protein MTLPNGLTTAAARAAAARAYELDRRHVFHSWSAQAHLDPMTISATQGCYVWDGAGNRLLDFSSQLVNTNIGHQHPKVVAAVQQQAAKLCTVAPQHVNDARSEAARLIAERTPGELNKVFFTNGGAEAVEHAVRMARLHTGRYKVLTRYRSYHGGTETAINLTGDPRRWPNDHGNSGVVHFFGPFLYRTQFHSSDETEETARALAHLEQTIVFEGPSTIAAIVLESIPGTAGIMIPPPGYLAGVRELCDRYGIVFIADEVMSGFGRTGKWFAIEHFDGVVPDLLTFAKGVNSGYVPLGGVAISPAIAASFDERPYPGGLTYSGHPLATAAAVATITAMAEEGIVEHAADIGARVLGPGLRELAERHPSIGDVRGAGVFWALELVRDRTTREPLAPYGGTSAAMTEVVAACRAAGLLMFVNFNRLHVVPPCIVSEAEAKEGLAILDNALTVADRHAQS, encoded by the coding sequence ATGACCCTCCCGAACGGATTGACCACAGCGGCCGCCCGTGCGGCGGCGGCGCGGGCCTACGAGCTCGATCGTCGCCACGTCTTCCACTCCTGGTCCGCCCAGGCGCACCTGGATCCGATGACCATCAGCGCCACCCAGGGCTGTTATGTCTGGGACGGCGCGGGCAATCGGCTGCTCGACTTCTCCTCCCAGCTGGTGAACACCAATATCGGACACCAGCATCCGAAGGTCGTCGCGGCGGTGCAGCAGCAGGCGGCCAAGCTGTGCACCGTCGCTCCGCAGCACGTCAACGACGCGCGCTCGGAGGCGGCCCGGTTGATCGCCGAGCGCACGCCCGGTGAGCTGAACAAGGTCTTCTTCACCAACGGCGGCGCCGAGGCGGTCGAGCACGCGGTGCGGATGGCCCGGCTGCACACCGGCCGCTACAAGGTGCTCACCCGCTACCGCTCGTATCACGGCGGCACGGAGACCGCGATCAACCTGACCGGCGATCCGCGGCGCTGGCCCAACGATCACGGCAACAGCGGGGTCGTGCACTTCTTCGGTCCGTTCCTCTATCGCACGCAGTTCCATTCGAGCGATGAAACCGAGGAAACCGCACGGGCTTTGGCGCATCTGGAACAGACCATAGTGTTCGAGGGCCCGAGCACCATCGCGGCGATCGTGCTCGAATCCATCCCGGGCACAGCGGGAATCATGATCCCGCCGCCCGGGTACCTGGCCGGGGTGCGCGAGCTGTGCGACCGGTACGGCATCGTCTTCATCGCCGACGAGGTGATGTCGGGCTTCGGCCGGACCGGGAAGTGGTTCGCGATAGAGCATTTCGACGGCGTGGTGCCCGACCTGCTGACCTTCGCCAAGGGCGTCAATTCCGGATACGTGCCGCTGGGCGGTGTCGCGATCAGCCCGGCGATCGCCGCGTCCTTCGACGAGCGCCCCTACCCCGGCGGGCTGACCTACTCGGGCCATCCGCTGGCGACCGCGGCCGCCGTCGCGACCATCACCGCGATGGCCGAGGAGGGCATCGTCGAGCACGCCGCCGACATCGGTGCGCGGGTGCTCGGTCCCGGCCTGCGCGAGCTCGCCGAACGGCATCCCAGCATCGGCGACGTGCGCGGCGCCGGGGTGTTCTGGGCGCTCGAACTGGTCCGGGACCGGACGACCCGGGAACCGCTGGCCCCCTACGGCGGGACCAGCGCGGCGATGACCGAGGTGGTCGCCGCCTGCCGCGCGGCCGGGCTGCTGATGTTCGTGAACTTCAACCGCCTGCACGTGGTCCCGCCGTGCATCGTCAGCGAGGCCGAGGCCAAGGAGGGGCTGGCCATCCTCGACAACGCGCTGACCGTCGCCGACCGGCACGCGCAGAGCTGA
- a CDS encoding PPOX class F420-dependent oxidoreductase produces the protein MSETGVLSTELKKHLDESKVFATAATIGPNGQPHLTVIWLERDGDDLLFSTTTDRQQGKNLARDPRVTIMINPPERPYVYAEIRGTATLTPDPDKTLPDTLSAKYTGQKYLDFNPASVHDGPRVIVRVTPRKVVGRL, from the coding sequence ATGAGCGAAACGGGCGTGCTTTCCACGGAACTGAAGAAGCATCTTGACGAGTCGAAGGTGTTCGCCACCGCGGCCACGATCGGGCCGAACGGCCAACCGCACCTCACCGTCATCTGGCTCGAGCGCGACGGCGACGACCTGTTGTTCTCCACCACCACCGATCGCCAGCAGGGCAAGAACCTGGCCCGCGACCCGCGCGTCACCATCATGATCAATCCGCCGGAGCGTCCCTACGTCTACGCGGAGATCCGCGGCACCGCGACGCTCACCCCGGACCCGGACAAGACGCTGCCGGACACGTTGTCCGCCAAGTACACCGGGCAGAAGTACCTGGATTTCAACCCCGCCTCGGTGCATGACGGTCCGCGGGTCATCGTGCGCGTGACCCCGCGCAAGGTGGTCGGCCGCCTCTGA
- a CDS encoding MFS transporter gives MLENPAAPMQYPVKERAFGLAILVLSGMQLMSVLDGTVMILVVPRLQADFGMSASSANWVITAYALTYAGLMLLGGRVGDAFGRKKMFLLGVGLFTFSSLLCGLAINGGMLIGMRALQGVGAAFASPTALALVATTFAPGKARNQAIAIFGAMVGVGSVGGLVVGGALADVWWRGIFLINVPIGLLVFVGALRCLRDTEHHRLSLDVRGAVLATIGVATLVFGGMEGPALGWGHPAIIGSLVAGGVLLVTFVVTERNVDNPLLPWSLFSSQDRVATFLAVLLASGVMGGISVFGAQYVQNVLGYSALQAGLIFIPFTIGMGAGGAVTSKLVMRVAPRVLIGAGGGLAALALLFGSTLDRTADLPTLLVLFLVIGTGVGIVLVIVPLCLIVGVEPTEIGPLSAVGQMLLAFGPALALGFLGPVVVSRSLALGGSNTVKPSAMNTVQLDALSSGYTLALFLCGVGVLLTLLIALAIRYTATQVAQAQHAQEEAQQS, from the coding sequence GTGCTCGAGAATCCCGCTGCGCCGATGCAGTATCCAGTGAAAGAGCGGGCGTTCGGGCTCGCGATTCTCGTTCTCAGCGGGATGCAGCTGATGAGCGTGCTCGACGGCACGGTCATGATCCTGGTGGTCCCGCGGTTGCAGGCGGATTTCGGGATGTCGGCGTCCAGCGCGAACTGGGTGATCACCGCCTACGCGCTCACCTACGCGGGCCTCATGCTGCTCGGCGGGCGGGTCGGCGACGCGTTCGGCCGCAAGAAGATGTTCCTGCTCGGCGTCGGCCTGTTCACCTTCTCCTCGCTGCTGTGCGGGCTGGCGATCAACGGCGGCATGCTGATCGGCATGCGCGCCCTGCAGGGCGTCGGCGCGGCGTTCGCCTCACCGACCGCCTTGGCTCTGGTCGCCACCACGTTCGCGCCGGGTAAGGCGCGCAATCAAGCGATCGCGATCTTCGGCGCCATGGTCGGGGTCGGTTCGGTCGGTGGTCTGGTGGTCGGCGGTGCGCTCGCCGATGTCTGGTGGCGCGGCATCTTCCTGATCAATGTGCCGATTGGCCTGCTGGTCTTCGTGGGTGCGCTGCGCTGTCTGCGCGACACCGAACACCACCGTCTGTCCCTCGACGTGCGCGGGGCCGTGCTGGCCACGATCGGCGTCGCCACGCTGGTGTTCGGCGGCATGGAGGGCCCCGCGCTGGGCTGGGGTCATCCGGCGATCATCGGCTCGCTGGTGGCGGGCGGCGTTCTGCTGGTCACCTTCGTCGTCACCGAGCGCAACGTGGACAATCCGCTCTTACCGTGGTCGTTGTTCAGCAGCCAGGACCGGGTCGCGACCTTCCTCGCGGTGCTGCTGGCCAGCGGCGTGATGGGCGGCATCTCCGTCTTCGGCGCGCAGTACGTGCAGAACGTACTGGGCTACAGCGCTTTACAGGCCGGATTGATCTTCATCCCGTTCACCATCGGCATGGGCGCCGGCGGTGCGGTGACCTCCAAGCTGGTCATGCGGGTGGCCCCGCGGGTCCTGATCGGCGCGGGCGGCGGCCTGGCGGCGCTGGCCCTGCTGTTCGGCTCGACCCTGGACCGCACCGCCGATCTGCCCACGCTGCTGGTGCTGTTCCTGGTGATCGGCACCGGCGTGGGCATCGTGCTGGTCATCGTGCCCCTGTGCCTGATCGTGGGCGTCGAGCCCACCGAGATCGGCCCGCTGAGCGCGGTCGGACAGATGCTGCTGGCGTTCGGGCCCGCCCTGGCGCTCGGCTTTCTCGGCCCGGTCGTGGTCTCGCGCAGCCTCGCGCTGGGTGGCAGCAACACCGTCAAACCCAGCGCCATGAACACGGTGCAGCTCGACGCGCTGAGCAGCGGTTACACCCTCGCGCTCTTCCTGTGCGGCGTCGGTGTGCTGCTGACGCTGCTGATCGCGCTCGCCATCCGCTACACGGCGACGCAGGTCGCCCAGGCCCAGCACGCGCAGGAAGAAGCCCAGCAGTCCTAG
- the cobA gene encoding uroporphyrinogen-III C-methyltransferase has protein sequence MVGLDLDGRRVVVVGGGTVAQRRLGLLIASGADVHVVSREVTPAVEGMATSGQLTVTLRAYADGDLDGAWYAIACTDEPETNAAVLAEATRRRIFCVRADNARLGTAVTPATARYDGMTLGVLAGGQHRRSAAVRNALLEALQSGVVTDDSTPITPGVALVGGGPGDPDLITVRGRRLLGRANLVVADRLAPPELLAELGPDVEVIDAAKIPYGRAMAQDAINAALIDGAKAGKFVVRLKGGDPYVFGRGFEELEACVAAGIPVTVVPGITSPISVPAAAGIPVTHRGVTHEFVVVSGHVAPDHPDSLVDWPALARLRGTLVLMMAVERIEQFANALIEGGRPADSPATVIQEGTLRTQRVLRADLGTVAERVRAEGIRPPAIVVIGPTAAFSVPVAD, from the coding sequence CTGGTCGGACTCGATCTCGACGGCCGCCGCGTCGTCGTGGTCGGCGGCGGCACGGTCGCCCAGCGCAGGCTCGGGCTGCTGATCGCCTCGGGCGCGGACGTGCACGTGGTGAGCCGCGAGGTCACCCCGGCCGTCGAGGGGATGGCCACCTCCGGTCAGCTCACGGTGACGTTGCGCGCCTACGCCGACGGCGATCTGGACGGCGCCTGGTACGCGATCGCCTGCACCGACGAGCCGGAGACCAACGCGGCGGTGCTCGCCGAGGCCACTAGGCGGCGGATCTTCTGTGTGCGCGCCGACAACGCCAGGCTCGGCACCGCGGTCACCCCGGCGACCGCCCGCTACGACGGCATGACCCTCGGTGTGCTGGCCGGCGGCCAGCACCGGCGCTCCGCCGCGGTGCGCAACGCGCTGCTCGAGGCGCTGCAATCCGGTGTGGTGACCGATGATTCGACGCCGATCACCCCGGGCGTGGCACTGGTCGGCGGCGGCCCCGGCGATCCGGATCTGATCACGGTGCGCGGTCGGCGGCTGCTCGGCCGAGCGAACCTGGTGGTCGCGGATCGGCTCGCGCCACCGGAACTGCTGGCCGAGCTCGGACCCGATGTCGAGGTGATCGACGCGGCGAAGATCCCGTACGGCCGGGCGATGGCGCAGGACGCGATCAACGCCGCGCTGATCGACGGCGCCAAGGCGGGCAAGTTCGTGGTGCGGCTCAAGGGCGGCGACCCATACGTGTTCGGCCGCGGATTCGAGGAACTCGAGGCGTGCGTCGCGGCGGGCATTCCGGTGACCGTGGTGCCGGGCATCACGAGTCCGATCTCGGTGCCCGCCGCGGCGGGCATCCCGGTGACCCATCGCGGGGTGACGCACGAATTCGTGGTGGTCAGCGGGCACGTCGCGCCGGATCATCCGGATTCCCTGGTGGATTGGCCCGCGCTGGCCCGGCTGCGCGGCACCCTGGTGCTGATGATGGCGGTGGAGCGGATCGAGCAGTTCGCGAACGCGCTGATCGAGGGCGGCCGTCCCGCGGACAGTCCCGCCACGGTCATTCAGGAGGGCACGCTGCGCACGCAGCGGGTGCTGCGCGCGGACCTCGGCACGGTCGCCGAGCGGGTGCGCGCCGAGGGCATCCGTCCGCCCGCGATCGTCGTGATCGGCCCGACCGCGGCCTTCTCGGTGCCGGTCGCCGACTGA
- a CDS encoding purine-cytosine permease family protein, protein MALTEDPPPASEYADRVIAVEPGGNEYIPDAARHGRPRGLFWTWMSPNLEFATIFIGVLSVTAFGMSFWQAGLALTVGIGLAAAAHYVLSARGPAHGVPQMVLGRAAFGYRGNALPAAFMSIMCGVGWFATNSVSGAFALSTLTGMPKLTALALIVVVQTGFGAFGHNLVHAFERLVFPVLAIVFVVVTIAILGKADLGAAAPAGGVGGIGGFLLTVGTAFGYAGGWNPYAADYSRYLPRTVSRAATGGYAAAGLFVSCLWLSLLGAASATIVGTATGSPTDVFTANLPGALANLALLAIALGAVAANALNVYSGAMAFVTIGITLPMRTQRAVVSLGFGAVGFLVAWWALPDAAASYEAFLLIVAYWIGPWLGVMFVDQYLRRGASLDNVLYNRAYSNHPGVAAFLTGLAVSVLLFSHQAKFTGYLVREFPALGDITVFVGFLVAGATYAALSRRH, encoded by the coding sequence ATGGCTTTGACCGAGGACCCGCCCCCGGCGTCGGAGTACGCCGACCGCGTCATCGCGGTGGAACCGGGCGGCAACGAATACATCCCCGACGCCGCCAGGCACGGCCGCCCGCGCGGACTGTTCTGGACCTGGATGTCGCCGAATCTGGAATTCGCCACCATCTTCATCGGCGTGCTCTCGGTCACCGCCTTCGGGATGAGCTTCTGGCAGGCGGGGCTGGCCCTCACCGTCGGCATCGGGCTCGCCGCCGCCGCGCACTATGTGCTCTCGGCGCGCGGTCCGGCACATGGTGTCCCGCAAATGGTGCTGGGGCGCGCGGCTTTCGGCTATCGCGGCAACGCGTTGCCCGCCGCGTTCATGTCGATCATGTGCGGGGTGGGCTGGTTCGCCACCAACAGCGTCAGCGGCGCGTTCGCGTTGAGCACGCTCACCGGCATGCCGAAGCTCACGGCGCTGGCGCTGATCGTGGTGGTGCAGACGGGTTTCGGCGCGTTCGGGCACAACCTGGTGCACGCCTTCGAACGCCTCGTCTTTCCGGTATTGGCCATCGTCTTCGTCGTGGTGACGATCGCGATCCTCGGCAAAGCCGATCTCGGCGCGGCCGCACCGGCGGGCGGGGTCGGCGGGATCGGCGGCTTCCTGCTGACCGTCGGCACCGCGTTCGGCTACGCGGGCGGCTGGAATCCCTACGCGGCGGACTACTCTCGCTATCTGCCGCGCACCGTGTCCCGTGCCGCCACCGGCGGCTACGCGGCGGCCGGGCTGTTCGTATCGTGCCTGTGGCTGTCGTTGCTCGGCGCGGCCTCGGCGACCATCGTCGGCACCGCGACGGGCAGCCCCACCGACGTATTCACCGCCAATCTGCCCGGGGCACTGGCGAATCTGGCGTTGCTCGCCATCGCCCTCGGCGCCGTCGCGGCCAACGCGCTGAACGTCTATTCCGGGGCAATGGCTTTCGTGACGATCGGCATCACCCTTCCGATGCGCACCCAGCGGGCGGTCGTCTCGCTCGGTTTCGGCGCCGTCGGCTTCCTCGTCGCGTGGTGGGCGCTGCCGGACGCGGCGGCGAGCTACGAGGCGTTCCTGTTGATCGTCGCGTACTGGATCGGCCCGTGGCTCGGCGTGATGTTCGTCGACCAGTACCTGCGCCGGGGCGCGTCCCTGGACAACGTCCTGTACAACCGCGCGTACTCGAATCATCCCGGGGTGGCGGCATTTCTGACCGGCTTGGCGGTGTCGGTGCTGCTGTTCTCCCATCAGGCGAAGTTCACCGGCTACCTCGTACGCGAGTTTCCGGCACTCGGCGATATCACCGTCTTCGTCGGCTTCCTCGTCGCCGGCGCGACCTACGCGGCACTGTCGCGGCGACACTGA